From Anticarsia gemmatalis isolate Benzon Research Colony breed Stoneville strain chromosome 3, ilAntGemm2 primary, whole genome shotgun sequence, one genomic window encodes:
- the LOC142987528 gene encoding uncharacterized protein LOC142987528 isoform X1: MRPRRGAAVARLSDAIFTQSPSFPAHSTTQVIQDQMTLIQTTVEGKEATMNETTSKQDLGKSSRPVRNRRYTRRSLVAGQRPQKRLFTPEIKRYLKDWLVRRRDNPYPNREEKKYLSRETGLTYIQICNWFANWRRKLKNVNIDRNQQTWGHLIRTYNDRAQGNVEQFSICSDDSIWSESDPTNHDEMLDNDGEMTGSPETITEYNQEDSDASSVNKDKCVNFNNNSYKVEPNDNGMEQTKTITSPMLLSKWLESAARFQPSECNYSWWGDGKRRKPDAKIQRITINTLTRHDRDEVEAAVALTALATATGRVITP, encoded by the exons atgcgcccgcgccgcggcGCTGCCGTCGCGCGCTTATCCGACGCCATTTTCACACAATCCCCGAGCTTTCCCGCACACAG tacaaCTCAAGTTATACAAGATCAGATGACACTCATCCAAACGACGGTCGAGGGGAAAGAAGCCACCATGAATGAGACTACGAGCAAACAAGACCTCGGGAAATCCTCGAGGCCTGTCAGAAACAGGCGATACACACG GAGGAGTTTAGTAGCGGGCCAGCGTCCGCAAAAAAGGCTATTCACACCAGAAATAAAGCGATATCTAAAAGACTGGCTAGTACGACGAAGAGATAACCCGTACCCGAAcagagaagaaaaaaaatatttatctcgtGAAACAGGCCTCACTTACATTCAA ATTTGCAACTGGTTTGCAAACTGGCGGAGAAAACTGAAAAATGTTAACATAGATAGAAATCAACAAACATGGGGTCACCTCATACGCACTTACAACGACCGTGCGCAGGGCAATGTAGAGCAATTCAGCATCTGCTCTGACGATAGCATCTGGAGCGAGTCGGACCCCACCAACCACGACGAAATGTTAGACAACGACGGTGAAATGACTGGAAGCCCCGAAACCATCACTGAATATAATCAAGAAGATTCTGATGCATCGTCAGTCAACAAAGATAAATGCGTGAATTTCAACAATAACTCCTATAAAGTGGAGCCTAACGACAACGGTATGGaacaaactaaaacaataacaagtcCAATGTTGTTAAGCAAGTGGTTGGAGAGCGCAGCTAGATTTCAACCGAGCGAGTGTAACTACTCGTGGTGGGGAGACGGCAAGCGTCGGAAGCCTGACGCCAAGATACAAAGGATAACAATAAATACGCTGACACGTCACGACAGAGATGAGGTGGAGGCTGCCGTCGCACTCACAGCACTCGCGACTGCGACCGGCCGAGTCATCACACCGTGA
- the mRpL10 gene encoding mitochondrial ribosomal protein L10: MASLNKVLLSAQTPFLIAKRFRGKINIQKPRKPHYERQLLIDLSKPVYGTPKHKIPDAALCDRGEKSFVKDVDNPFERILANECLNWFNTSKMVVFVHLNSISMEDKMPVFATLAKNNMHMRRYGKKIVSMATKGTRYEAVNHLFTSHQEIIFGQPNNAAKLFKILKKTPQLVVMAGIIQDRLMSKNELVEFSQMPNLDAARSQLCQVLDSAGSLLVQQLNQSQQTFVGYLDKHVELKASESKEPQESKESKSEPESTA; this comes from the exons ATGGCTTCTCTTAACAAAG tattgCTATCTGCACAGACTCCGTTTCTAATAGCTAAACGATTTCGTGGAAAGATCAACATTCAAAAACCGAGGAAGCCTCACTATGAGAGACAACTTTTGATAGATTTGTCTAAGCCTGTATACGGTACTCCTAAACACAAGATACCTGATGCTGCTCTATGTGACAGAGGAGAGAAGAGCTTTGTAAAGGACGTTGATAATCCCTTTGAGAGAATTTTAGCTAACGAGTGCCTCAACTGGTTCAATACATCGAAAATGGTGGTATTTGTGCATTTAAATTCTATATCGATGGAGGATAAGATGCCTGTGTTTGCTACTTTAGCTAAAAACAACATGCATATGAGGCGATATGGTAAGAAAATAGTGAGTATGGCGACTAAAGGCACAAGATATGAGGCTGTGAATCACTTGTTTACATCACACCAAGAAATTATATTTGGACAGCCAAATAATGCTGCTAAACTGttcaaaatattgaagaaaactCCCCAATTAGTTGTCATGG CTGGAATAATTCAAGACAGATTGATGTCAAAGAATGAGTTGGTAGAATTTAGTCAAATGCCAAACTTAGATGCGGCCAGGAGTCAACTTTGTCAAGTCCTGGATAGTGCCGGCTCACTCTTAGTACAACAACTCAATCAGAGCCAGCAGACCTTTGTAGGGTATTTGGACAAACATGTAGAGTTGAAGGCCAGTGAGAGCAAAGAACCTCAAGAGAGTAAAGAAAGCAAGAGTGAACCAGAAAGTACAGCCTAG
- the LOC142987528 gene encoding uncharacterized protein LOC142987528 isoform X2, which produces MTLIQTTVEGKEATMNETTSKQDLGKSSRPVRNRRYTRRSLVAGQRPQKRLFTPEIKRYLKDWLVRRRDNPYPNREEKKYLSRETGLTYIQICNWFANWRRKLKNVNIDRNQQTWGHLIRTYNDRAQGNVEQFSICSDDSIWSESDPTNHDEMLDNDGEMTGSPETITEYNQEDSDASSVNKDKCVNFNNNSYKVEPNDNGMEQTKTITSPMLLSKWLESAARFQPSECNYSWWGDGKRRKPDAKIQRITINTLTRHDRDEVEAAVALTALATATGRVITP; this is translated from the exons ATGACACTCATCCAAACGACGGTCGAGGGGAAAGAAGCCACCATGAATGAGACTACGAGCAAACAAGACCTCGGGAAATCCTCGAGGCCTGTCAGAAACAGGCGATACACACG GAGGAGTTTAGTAGCGGGCCAGCGTCCGCAAAAAAGGCTATTCACACCAGAAATAAAGCGATATCTAAAAGACTGGCTAGTACGACGAAGAGATAACCCGTACCCGAAcagagaagaaaaaaaatatttatctcgtGAAACAGGCCTCACTTACATTCAA ATTTGCAACTGGTTTGCAAACTGGCGGAGAAAACTGAAAAATGTTAACATAGATAGAAATCAACAAACATGGGGTCACCTCATACGCACTTACAACGACCGTGCGCAGGGCAATGTAGAGCAATTCAGCATCTGCTCTGACGATAGCATCTGGAGCGAGTCGGACCCCACCAACCACGACGAAATGTTAGACAACGACGGTGAAATGACTGGAAGCCCCGAAACCATCACTGAATATAATCAAGAAGATTCTGATGCATCGTCAGTCAACAAAGATAAATGCGTGAATTTCAACAATAACTCCTATAAAGTGGAGCCTAACGACAACGGTATGGaacaaactaaaacaataacaagtcCAATGTTGTTAAGCAAGTGGTTGGAGAGCGCAGCTAGATTTCAACCGAGCGAGTGTAACTACTCGTGGTGGGGAGACGGCAAGCGTCGGAAGCCTGACGCCAAGATACAAAGGATAACAATAAATACGCTGACACGTCACGACAGAGATGAGGTGGAGGCTGCCGTCGCACTCACAGCACTCGCGACTGCGACCGGCCGAGTCATCACACCGTGA
- the LOC142987526 gene encoding angio-associated migratory cell protein: protein MKEIMQGQGDTPPSSVNGDEITGMDEEGMFYLEEVEEIDLDDENLMDEVADQEEEDADMEPPEDHASFVFSKHIGSVFCCDLHPDGKLAVTGGEDDKAYVWSVETGQLVMDCVGHKDSVIFVGFSHDGAYLATADMCGLIKVWKCNTDENQQEPWTVAFEYEADDLTWGQWHFGARVLIVGAVSGDIYVFKVPSGDTKVLQGHNVKVECGKLFNDGVRLAAGYEDGTVKIWDLKTSAVIHTLPASVHEIRVTAVDTHPEDNLMASISTDGKVVLTTPTNGKVVGQLEIDNDLETVAFAPEPQHGLLALGTLTGAVSIWDVARQMLRHQCAKSDEDVGGVTKMIWIKNHLVTGCLDGSIRVYEGKSGERSQMLTGHRSEVLDLCYNAKQSVILTTSDDGTARIFKYEEKTDND from the exons ATGAAAGAG ATAATGCAAGGACAGGGGGATACACCGCCGTCGTCTGTAAACGGCGACGAAATTACAGGCATGGACGAGGAAGGTATGTTTTACTTAGAAGAAGTTGAAGAAATAGATTTGGATGATGAAAACTTGATGGATGAAGTAGCTGATCAAGAAGAAGAGGATGCAGATATGGAGCCGCCAGAAGATCACGCTTCATTTGTTTTTAGTAAGCACATTGGTTCCGTATTTTGTTGTGACTTGCATCCTGATGGTAAATTGGCGGTTACTGGGGGTGAAGACGACAAGGCTTACGTGTGGTCGGTGGAGACGGGACAGTTAGTCATGGACTGTGTTGGCCACAAAGACTCTGTCATATTCGTTGGGTTCAGTCATGATGGTGCCTACTTAGCTACAGCAGACATGTGTGGTTTGATCAAAGTATGGAAGTGCAATACTGATGAGAATCAACAAGAGCCGTGGACAGTCGCCTTTGAATATGAAGCTGATGACCTGACCTGGGGTCAGTGGCACTTTGGAGCAAGAGTACTTATTGTTGGAGCTGTCTCAGgagatatttatgtttttaaagtacCATCAGGAGACACAAAGGTCTTGCAAGGACATAATGTCAAAGTGGAATGTGGAAAG CTATTTAATGATGGAGTGAGATTAGCAGCAGGCTACGAGGATGGCACAGTGAAGATCTGGGACTTGAAGACTTCAGCAGTGATACACACCCTGCCTGCCTCTGTGCATGAGATCAGAGTCACAGCAGTTGACACACACCCTGAGGATAATCTCATGGCATCTATATCTACAGATG GTAAAGTAGTGCTGACCACACCAACCAATGGCAAAGTAGTGGGACAGTTGGAAATAGACAATGATTTGGAAACAGTGGCTTTTGCTCCTGAACCACAACATGGACTACTTGCTTTAG GAACACTAACAGGAGCAGTCAGTATATGGGATGTAGCGAGACAAATGTTACGTCATCAGTGCGCGAAATCTGACGAGGATGTTGGAGGTGTCACCAAGATGATCTGGATAAAGAATCATTTAGTAACTGGGTGTCTCGACGGCTCTATCAGGGTTTACGAAGGCAAGAGTGGAGAACGCAGTCAAATGCTCACAGGCCATAGGTCCGAAGTACTAGATCTATGTTACAACGCGAAACAAAGTGTCATTCTCACCACGTCTGACGACGGTACCGCAAGAATATTCAAATATGAAGAAAAAACAGACAACGATTGA